TAATTGATGGATGAGGAAAAAACACATAGGAGAGAGAAATATGGATCTCAATGCTTGTTTATCATAGACCGTCATCCTTCTAAAGAAGTACTTTAAAGCTTTTAAATAAAAGATAAAATGTTAAGCCATATTTAATAACATTCTTCATTAGACTTCATATTAATTACTTTCTATATTCTATCTCATGTCAGTGAGAAAACATAATATTTATAATTGAAATTTAATTATGGAGTGGTTGTTTGCACATTTGTATTTGTAATAGGGTTTTCAGAAAGCATAAATAGAAGATGGTATAGAGTGGGGATTTTAGAGAAAAACTCCAATAAATAGAAGAGAATGTAGAGTGAGAATTTGAGAGAAAAACTTAAAGTCAATTACTTTAACCTAATAGAAACTTATATTATTAACTAGAGAGTCCTCCATTTTAGCCATAGAGTCCTTTACCATTACAACATGTAAATCTTCCTTATATCATTTTAGGCTGTTTTTTCCTTTCTTTCCTAATATTTCTTTCTCAGTTTAGCATACTTTAATGCTACCTACACCTCTTTGCCCGATTTCTTCCTCTATTTTGTCTCTTCTATCTCTCTCAATTCATACTCAACATtctaaatatatatgtataaaaattaaaaaaccccaTACACTCCATAAATCTCAAATCCCACGGCGGTGAAAATGCAAATACGTGCTTTTTTAATTCTCAGCCATCTAGAAACCAGAATACGTCCATACTATGGATTGGAATAAGCAATCATGCAAAAGAAAAAGGAAACTGGATAGCTACATGATTCCTATATCATTTCGCCACTTTTACTTTTGGAGTGTACATCAAACATTATAATCGTGCCGGCCAGAATAAAAGGAGCAGAAACAAACCTTATTGAAGTGACTAAAGCAAGGAAAACGAGCATCCGCTTGCCAAATGTTATTCAGTGATCTTACAGACAAAATTATTGAAGGAATAAAGCTTGAAGCATGTAACATTGACAAATAACTAAAAAATAAGTACCACGTCTAGAATAATAAAGAAGTGGAAAAATATAGCCACTTTCCATATTTTGGTATCATCCGCTTAGAGTGGTAAGGGAATTGGCAGCTTTTGGTAGAGCCTGCCATAGGGAAGGCGGTGGTGATTCACCCCAAATTCTCCTCCATTCAAACAGAGCCACACCACACATAATTATTGAATCACGTTTGATCTTCCAAGCATTTGAAACGTGGTCGGTTAGACAAATGAGAAATGAACACAGAATTCAGAACAGCCTATAAATTGCAGCTTACACTTCTCACAAGGCATGTCATGCACAAGTCTACTAAAATTCGAAACTTGTGACTCTGTTTCTCTTCTACCAACTTGGGGATTTTGAGTTTAGGAGAGTGAGTTTCAAACTTTAAGAATGGGTGAGAGGCTAATGCAAGTGCAACTGAGGACCTTCTGTATGGCTGACGTGGATGATTTCTATGAATGGGCAAGTGATGAAGAAGTTACACGCTTTATGACATGGGAGCCGTTCAAATCGAAGCAACAGGCAAGAGAGTATGTTGCAAACGTGGTGATTCCTCGCCCTTGGTTTAAGGCCATTTGCATCCAAGGAAGTAATAAGGCCATTGGCCACATTATGCTTAAGCAAGGCAGTGGAATGAACAGTTGCAGAGCAGAGATGGGGTATGCCATCTCTAGGAAGTACTGGAAAATGGGTGTCACCACTCAAGCTGTCATCACTGCTCTCAAAATTGAATCGAAGGAGTTGCAAGGAATAACGAGGATTGTAGCTCTGGTTCTCCCAGAGAATGTGGCCTCGGCAAGAGTACTGGAGAAGGCAGGGTTTATCAAGGAGGGACTGCTACGTAACTATGTGTATCTTAAGGGGAACCTCAGGGACTGCTTACTCTTTAGCTTTGTGGTTCCCTCGGCTACGCATTGATTTGTTTTTCGTACACCATAAGCTATTTAAAGCTTTGTCGCTGTCTCACCTGCTAAATGATTTCATTTCATACTTGCATAGCCTCATGCAAGTGTATTCTATGTCGTTATGTACGCTCTTACCATGCTAATTAGGTTCAGTGGACTACTCAATGTTCTAGGGAAATAAATCATGGTAAAAGGGATGATAAATTATTGTAATGTAGTTTTCCGTTTTAAGTCGAAGGAAGTCTATTATCATTCCAATGTCGactatattatatacatataagtTGGTAAAGGATTTgttatgtttattttttaaaattaatttagaaaaatTTAAGATCTTGGGTAATGTAATTTTCAGTTTAAAATTGAAGGTTTAAGTAGAAAATCACCAAAGTCCAGACTA
This genomic stretch from Cryptomeria japonica chromosome 8, Sugi_1.0, whole genome shotgun sequence harbors:
- the LOC131055394 gene encoding uncharacterized protein LOC131055394; its protein translation is MGERLMQVQLRTFCMADVDDFYEWASDEEVTRFMTWEPFKSKQQAREYVANVVIPRPWFKAICIQGSNKAIGHIMLKQGSGMNSCRAEMGYAISRKYWKMGVTTQAVITALKIESKELQGITRIVALVLPENVASARVLEKAGFIKEGLLRNYVYLKGNLRDCLLFSFVVPSATH